The DNA window ttcatatatgtatacttatatatacatgttttaatatatgcatatacatattttcaaaatttacttatatattatacttatatatatacatactttgtacacacatatacatatatgatttaaattaaaatatttgtttcatgttgtatattaacattttatcatactttttaaagaaaatatgtttgatttcaCTAAAGCATTAAAGCCATTTTTTCAAAGGCTTTCAAGATTGTAATATTCGATATTTGAGATTTTTGagaagattgagccctaacgtattgggttccaattttcctaaTTAACcttaaataatcgagaatatctTTTTCAAAACgcataaatataaaaatcattttcaggAATTCAACATGTgatgtcctaacgtattgggcatgACATCGTTTTCTTGAGATGAGAAATTTTCCTATAAAACAATAGCAATATTCAAAGTTtagggattttgagaaattgtactcTAACGTATTGGGTCTCAATTTATTCGTTTGacttaaataattgaatattcttttaaatttcattatttgagtttttttaaatctttttaaacttttgacatcaagacattaaaataatcaatttggtaccgattttgggcgttacgagggtgctaacccttcatcgtgcgtaactgactcccgaacctgttttcttaaagTTCGCAGACCAGAATTattttttaaggtgagccgatcacacttcaataaaggatcggtggcgactccaatttttgtttttttaaagacgacaactaaatttttttgttttatcagAAAATGGTGTCCACAAGAGTTTTAAATTACatcatgtttgttttatttttaggtttttgtaaattttgagaattATTAGTGCAATTAGAAGTAATAATAagctcttttcatttttttaatatatttcatatCGGTTATATTGTTTATGTTCGGAATCTTATctccaaaacataaatttatcttTTCTCCTTAAATGTACGTAACTTACCACTTGTTGATAGctcaaaataagaaaattgatagtCAGAACGTAATAGCCAGCTTGCATCCATGGCAATCCTTGGGTATAAATTTTGTGATCCAAACTCAACATTATTTAGACCCAAGAGTAGTTGGTGTTGGGTTTTCTTGATTCCTTCAGGCTTCAATGCCAAAACTTGGGCTTCTTTAATTGTCTCCCTTTCTCGTTGAAAATCAAGGACCCCAGAAATCTTAAATTACAATTCTCTACCCTTCGTTTCACTGCCACAGCCCACAGGGCAACTGAGAGCAAAAACTAAGCTACAAAACACAACATTACAATCATACAAGGTTTTAAGCAGGGTTTAAGGCGGCGACTACTTCCCTTCCTCTATGAATTCATCCTCTTCTTCAAATATTCCTTTACCAAACTTATTTTCCTTTGTCCTAAAACCTGCCCAATCCCAATCCCAATCCCAAAATCCCACTTCATTTTCAGTTTCACCGTTCATTCTCCAATAATTTGATGTCCATCCCCGAAACCTCATTAATTTATTCTAATCTTTTATACAAATTCCATTACTCTAGTCCCTTTCATAATAATAAACCCACGACTCTTTACCAAAACCCTCCAAGGATTTCCAGAATTATGTGGAGAAACATAGctaaacatgccatttcaagAACCCGTTGTTCTCAATGGTTTCCTAGAACTTATAGCTTTCTGGGTGTTACTCAGGATTCAGTTTTTCCGGAGAAATTGAAGTTTGGGTCTTTTTGCTCTAGCTCAGGGTTTCTTGACATGGGTGGTCGAAAAATAGGTGAGGTTTTAGGTAATGAGGACTGTATGGGGAAACCAAATTTTGGGCTTTTGAGGAATGAGATTGGGTGCAGACTTAGAGGATTGTGCCCAAATGGATATGCTAGTGTGGCAGAGGTGGCTTCGTCGACTGATGTCGAAGATGACGTATCTGCTGTTGAAGAAATTAAGGAGTTGCTGAATGAAATGAAGAAAGAACATAGGAGAGAGAATATAAATAGGCGTAAAATTCTTCAAATACAGGAGACAGGAATGGGGGGAAACAAGTACCGAATGTTGAAAAGCAGGCAAGTGAAGATTGAAACTGAAGCATGGGAACAAGCTGCAAATGAGTATAGGGAACTTTTGAAGGATATGTGTGAGCAAAAATTGGCACCCAATTTGCCATATATGAAGTCTTTGTTTCTTGGTTGGTTCGAGCCTTTTCGTGATGCTATTATTAAGGAACAAGAGCTGTATAGGTCAGGGAAACTTAGGGCGGGTTATGCAGCTTACTTGGACCAGTTGCCAGCTGATATGGCGGCAGTCATCACAATGCATAAGTTGATGGGGCTGCTGATGACTGGAGGGGAACATGGATGTGCTCGGGTTGTCCAGGCTGCTTGCCTGATAGGTGATGCCATTGAGCAGGAGGTGGGTGAGATTGACTGCTACTTTTCTCTATATTTGTTTAATGTGTCATTGTATTTGGTTTTATTTGAGAACTACATAGTTGATGGAAAGCCTATTGTTTCATGTGTTAGATAATGCTTCACCAGATAATTCATGTCCTGTTGTTATAGTTATTTCAGGTTAGATCTTGGAAGTATTGGCATTAGAAAGTAAACTCATATAGACATAATAGACACTGAGAGGGAAAATAGAATCCGAACTTTTTCTCCTTTTTCCCAAATGAAGAATGAAGCATGAGTTGTTAGAATTACAAACCTAAAGCTGAAGAATGCTGACGACTTGAACAGTAGTTCAATTGAAGTTGCGAATGGACCTTAAATATTGTGGCATTGCAAGCAATAGATATTTAAGCTATTCTATTCCCAAATGGGAGAAGGGTGCTTATATTATGTTTGTTTAAACCTTTGGTTAAGATGAAGATATTTAAACCTGTATGTTTGGCATGGTTTTAGATGTTGGGTTATTTTGAATTTGAAGTCTACTGATTCTAAGAATGACCATTTTCTATCTAACAAATAACTAtatgtgtatttatttttatttttattgtccATTATCTTGATAAGAATATTAGGCATGTCAAACTAGGATCCtgcatttttttcttcaaaactgGACATTCTGTGTTGTTACGTCATTCCTTTGCCCATGATGTTCAATTCATTGCACATTTTGTATTCCTTATCAGACATGATTCCGTTTCCTCTCTCTctcttatttttttgaaatattttttaatgttactTAAATTCATATAAATGCATCATTTCTTGGTCAATGCAAGTTATAGGTGACTTGGACTTCAATGCACCATTTTTCCATggcactttctttcttttctttgttttatcttCATTTGGGTGACATTTGATGGTGCTGCATTCCTTGGACCTGCTTCTCTTAATCCTGACCAACCccattttttcttgaaatttggCATTAATTTGTAAGCATTTCTATCATTGTTAGGTTAGAATACGCAATTTCTTGGAGAATACAAGGAAAAAAAAGGTTGATAAAGAGGATGAAGATGAAGGAAGTGAATCCAATGCGGCAATTAAGGAGCAAGAGAGGTTAAGGAAAAAGGTGACCAATTtgataaagaaacaaaagctaCCAGCAGTGAGGCAGATAGTGAAGGGACAGGACAACACAAAACCCTGGGGCCAGGATGCTAAGGCTAAGGTTCATCTAATTTCATGTAATTGCTGATGAAACATTACTTTTTCGTTAAtcctgtgatttttaaaattgtgATCTCTGCTCTTTTCCCCTAGGTTGGATGCCATCTTATCGAGTTATTGATGCGAactgcttatatacaacctcccgCTGATCAGTTAGCTGATACACCACCAGATATTCGTCCTGCATTTCTGCATTCTTTCAAAACTGTAGTGAAAGAAAACAAGTGAGGACtaatttctatattttgattGGTTCTCTTTCGTGTCAACTTCAGATTGATGTAGTCACTTCAAATTGCTGTTGTTGGGCATTTCCTTCTGCAGGAAAACTGGCAGAAGATATGGTGTTATTGAATGTGACCCACTAGTCCGCAAAGGGCTCGAGAGAACTGTAAGTAATTGGGTTATAATCCTTTTTATGAAtgatttattacattttattattcttttgctatTTAAGTTGTTAGATCAATATAAAATTCCTAGGCTGCCTTGTAAACTATCATCTAGAATATAAGACTTAATAACGATTAATAGTTTACCatccttcttccttttttttattgttgtcCGTGTTATGGACCAAGTAGAGCTGCTACCTTGATGCATTAGTTTGTTTTTCAAACATCTATTGGAAAGTGTAAAACTATTCTTTAATTCTTTCTTTCACCAGGCAAGGCACATGGTGATTCCTTATATGCCAATGTTGGTGCCCCCAGTCAAATGGACAGGGTATGTTGTTTTCTGTTTCATGTCAAGATTATAgtttgatttttccttggtttaaggtttttgataattttaataaaagcTAGCTGTCAAGTTCCAAGAAAATGCACTTAGAAATCTAAAATATGGATTGGTTATGATATATAAGATTGCTTCTCATTTTTGGTGGTTATGCAATTGGAACtcatataatattcaaaatttgaggtatTTAATGAGAGGTCAAGTAAGATTGATGCTGCCTGTTAAAAAACTGCAGTAACCACTAACCTGGACACAGGCTTAGGATGCTGAACTAGGACAACAGATGTGGCAATTCCTGCTGATGGAGATTAtcagtttagggtttttttttttctccatagAGAATTTGGAAACATTTAGCAAATCAGATTATAAATCATTTGCATTCCAGTTGAAGTAAAATGTATGAAGAATAACTTATGAGCacttttaaatgaaaaagttaaCAATTTTTCTATGACAGAATGATTCCGCGACATGTTTCACTAGATTACTGGGTGCAAATTTTGAAGAACTAgcaatttctttttttgtattaattAGTTTGCTAAAATTTCTTTTTGCTGGTAATATGATTGATAAGCAGCGATGACCTATCTTTTCTCTATTAATATTACCATGTAGGTAACAATtatgtttcttcttcttccttttctttttcttccttttgtaGTTACGACAGAGGAGCATACTTGTTCTTACCTTCCTACATTATGCGCACACATGGAGCTAAACAACAACGAGAAGCTGTCAAGAGAACCCCTACGAACCAGCTAGAACAAGTCTTTGAggttgattttttaataattcttAACCTGATGGTATTCTGCTATGGGATGCTAGTACCTAACTACTGGCTCAATTGGTGGTgcttatatatttcatttcatttgctttgggtttttttttttttttttttgcaaagaaCTTGATTTGTGTAATCAACATGGTAGGCTCTGGATACGCTTGGATATACCAAATGGAGGATAAATAAGCGGGTCCTTAATGTTGTAGATAGAATATGGACTAGTGGAGGCCGTCTTGCTGATATGGTGGACCGCAATGATGTGAGCTACTGTAcctcttttctctattttttgcCTTTTTTCTAACACTTGGCACTTTTTGGCTTCTGATTGTGCTGTATATTTTATGGTCAATGAGGATGATGTTAAATTCACTGTGgttttgttttcatttattttgattcCCTGACATTAAGTGGAAATTGTAATCCTCAAACCTTGCAGGTTCCCTTCCCAGAAAAGCCAGATACTGAGGATGAAGCATTGCTTAGGAAATGGAAGTGGAAAGTCAGATCTGTGAAAAAGGAAAACAGAGAGAGGCATTCACAGCGTTGTGATATAGAGCTTAAGCTTGCTGTATGTTCCCTTCACCTTTCTATTCTACTAGTATATTTGTGTATTACAAAATCAGACTTATTCAAACTCTTTAAAACTGTGTGCAGGTGGCACGGAGAATGAAAGATGAAGAAGGTTTCTACTACCCACACAATCTAGATTTTCGAGGACGTGCATATCCCATGCACCCATATTTGAATCATCTTGGCTCGGATCTTTGTCGGGGTGTTTTGGAGTTTGCAGAGGGTCGCCCTCTTGGAAGATCTGGCTTAAACTGGCTGAAAATACATCTTGCGAATTTGTTTGCTGGCGGGGTGGACAAACTGTCTCTTGAAGGTCGATTGGCTTTCACTGAGAATCATCTGGATGATATATTCGACTCTGCAGACAGACCACTTGAAGGAAAGCGCTGGTGGTTAAAAGCAGAAGATCCATTTCAGTGCTTAGCTGTGTGCATTAATCTCACTGAAGCTTTAAGAAGCTCCTCCCCTGAGACATTTGTTTCCCATATACCTGTGCATCAGGTTCCTTCTTTTGCCATCCCCTCCCCCCTTCCCCGTAGTTTGTCTGCATAATTATTTGGATGAGATCATTCATTACGGGCACTACATGAATTGAATAGCTCAGCTGTTGGTGGtcagtatatatatttatatttatgcaaTTTAGACAGACATACTTTGTTGATAACCATACAAATATTGCACACAGaactgaaaaaaaagaaaagaacaaaactATAAAATTGAGCTACATGATGGAATATCAAACTGTTACATGCATTATAGAAGAGTGCCTGcggttttctttaattttcaggTTTCTACTGTCTAAACTGCATGCAACTTTTGTCCGTTCTTTTATACTGGGCTGTTTAGTGACTAGCTAAAAATGTTCCCTTCAGTCCATTAATATTATTCAAACAAATATTTAGAATGAGgaatattttgagttaatattttattttatggatgATATATTGTACATCCTTTCTTATATGCAGTGACACTTCTTTCATCTTCTAATAGCCGTTTGCTGTTTTGGCCTATAAGCTGATCCCTTGCCTGTTGTGTTTTTTATTGCCTTCCCGTAGGATGGTTCCTGCAATGGTTTACAACACTATGCTGCACTTGGAAGAGACAAGGTATCCTTTTTCTAGTCAGAAGTTAGGATTGAAGTTATTATACCTTTTGTTTTTGCTTataattttggtttgaaaattaaCTTACAGTTGGGAGCAGCTGCAGTCAATCTGGTTGCAGGTGAAAAACCAGCAGATGTTTACTCAGGAATAGCTGGCAGGTAAGCCATTTTTCTGTTGGTTCAAGAAAAACCTTTTAATACTCTAAGTGAGCTTTTTGATATATTCTCTTGTTGACTCCggtcccccccccccccccccaaaaaaaaaacgaCTCTAACAAGTGATTGAAAAATAACCAAGTTGGCCAGCTGTGTAAATCAATTGAAATGATTGTTCATTCATGATTCTTTTGAAAACGGAAATAACAGTTATATTAAGTTTTGTTCAACTTTTCAGATTCTGTTACTGCATTTTAGCACTTAAAAAACGAAGAACTGATAACAAAAATGTTTAGCGAATATTGAATGGATCTCTTAGGGTGATTATGCTAGAGTTTCCATTTTATGGCTTATGCATAACTTTGTTTAGTTTAATACATTTGGACAATCATAGCAAGCAGGGATCCTAGTTATTGTTTTTGAAGGAAGCAGTTGAAATGCCATTGCCTAAACCTATGCCTGGTAATTAGTAATAGCTTTCACACGTCACATTCTATATAATAGTCATCACTTTATCTGGTTTTTGATCTTGTCTAAGAGCTTCTTgacttatgttttatgatttatatatttcAGATGATAAAAATGTTTTCCATAGaagttttatataataatataataacaaaagaacTCATATTCTGAATGTAGAGTGCTTGATATCATGCGGATTGATGCACAGAAGGATCCTTCAGTTTTTCCAGATGCATTGCTTGCAAAAATATTGGTTAACCAGGTATTCCATGGGTTCCTTGTATGatatttgcaaaaaaaattatagttttccAAAAAATGTGCAACTATTGTTTCTTTCTTGCACTATAATCATTCATAAGGCAGGTATGGCATTGGGAACTTGCTGAATTTATATCCATCTTGACTGGAAGCTAGTTTACATGGTAGTTGATTCTGTTTGCTGCAAATATTAACTAGGTGGATAGGAAACTGGTGAAGCAGACTGTGATGACCTCAGTCTATGGTGTAACTTATATTGGGGCACGAGATCAAATCAAGAGGAGGTTGAAGGAACGTGGTGTAATTACTGATGAAAGAGAACTCTTTGTTGCTTCTTGTTATGCTGCTAAGGTAGGGAAGGAACGCTGGACTTCTAGTACTTTAACTCCAATTAGAGTCAATAAATGAAATTGTACTCTCACCTGCTCTCTCAATTTTATGATAAAATCTTATTTATTTGTCAAACAGACAACGTTAACTGCCTTAGGTGAGATGTTTCAAGCTGCACGAGCTATAATGAGCTGGCTTGGTGAATGTGCAAAGGTGTGTCTCTTACCCTCTGTTACTTTCTCACTGCCTGTAGTTATCCATTTTTCTATTTTCTGTACACTTCAAATTTTATTGGATGCCTTTTAGCTTGAAACGTTGAACATGAACAGATTATTGCATCTGAAAATCAGCCAGTGAGCTGGACAACTCCACTTGGACTGCCTGTTGTACAACCATACCGAGCCTTAGGAAGGCATCTTGTGAGTATTTGAATTGAGTGTTTGATTTTTATAGAAACTAAGAACCTGGTAATAGATTTATTTCCAAATAGAAATGAATCTGGTAATAACTATTGAATTTGAGAACTGATAGGGCAGTGGAAGAAGATCGTATTCAAGTTGTTTGACTCAAGAAAGATTCGGATCTGAcctaaaagaagaaacaaaatgaattagaaataatggaaataaagagaaaagcaaaacataaaatcaagaaaataataaatattgggGTGAGATGAAAAACAATTttgaatggaagaaaatgaaaataagatgGATGATGGAAAGATTGTCTGGTAGCAGAAGATCGTATTCAAGTTGTTTGACTCGTGAAAGATTTTGATTTGAcctgaaagaaaaaacaaaacagaTTAGAAGTAATAGAAATAAACAGAAAAGCAaaacataaaatcaaaaaataaatattgggggtgagatgaaaataaaaatattgattggAAGAAAACGAAAATAAGACGTATGATGGATCTTTGAACGCTatgaagacatctcaacccagaaatgcttggatcccatccaaaaactTGTCGCAAGTCAACTgattttccaaacttgaaaatttgcaGTTTCGGTGaatagaatttaataaatttcacttcaTCTGTGTATGTATCAAGAACACTAATACTATTTTGACTCATTTTAGTTTCTTTCCATGTAATTGGCAGATAAAAACTTCCCTTCAGGTTTTAACTCTGCAACGCGAAACTGAAAAGGTACATTAACCTTATCTCAATTTTATGGTTTATACATTTGTATATTTTAGATATTACCTTTGAAGACTGCATACCCTAGCATTGATAAATAACTGAACACAGCATGTCAACCGAAGATCATAAGACAACCTGGTTTGATGACTGAAAGGATTAATAACAGTCACTGGATTTTTAGTGCAAAAGTAGCAGAAGTTATGCTACTATGTTAGATATAGCTCAGCGTTTTTCCGCTGGTCTTTTATCATATATGAACCAACGTTTCATATTGCAATGGGGCTAAATTTTATCAAGTTCTCATAATAGTGGCCACTGGCCAGAGAAATTTATGCTTAATAGGTAAACTGTTATGATACTGATTCTAAAATTGGGACTGGGTTTGCTGCTTGCTTATCCAATTATATTCCtataaaatttagatttagatttggATCTATTATATTGTTGACTTTATAGCTTCATAATTTTTGTATTAAGTTGGATCTAGAATTCAAATTGCAcgctaataaatttaatatttagattGCATTGTTTGAATTCCTTTAATCATGATTTCTGAAGTTGATTGGCCATGAGAATTGCTATGCCAATCTTCGGCTGTTTAAATTCCATAATGTTATTTAACATTTAAGTTTGAATTCCTTTAATCATGATTTCTGAAGTTGATTGGCCATGAGAATTGCTATGCCAATCTTCGGCTGTTTAAATTCCATAATGTTTAAATCACCCTAATTCGTTTAGCATTGTACATTCATGTAATGTTATTGAACATTTAAGTTTGCCCAAATGTTAAAGCGGGTGATTTATTTCTTGTAATAGATTATGGTCAAACGACAGAGGACAGCTTTCCCTCCAAATTTTGTTCACTCCCTGGATGGCTCTCATATGATGATGACTGCAATTGCCTGTAAAAAAGCAGGCTTAACCTTTGCAGGTACTGTAGTTCATTTCATGTTATTTTGGTATTTCATATTCTTGTTCTTATGGTCAATTTCAAGTTATGCTACATGTATACTTACAGGAGTTCATGATTCATACTGGACACATGCAAGTGATGTGGATAAAATGAACAAGATACTAAGAGAAAAATTTGTTGAACTCTACGAAAAACCAATATTGGAGAATGTAAGTGTCCTCACTTTCTAGTTACTGCTTTGTCTCGTGTGCATGTTAATTTGGCTTAAATTTGTTCACTTTATATTTCACTGTACAAATTTCTTAAGACCATCCTTGGACTGTGAGCTTTAGGCTTTTTTTGGCATGAAAGATGGAGAAGAGTGAGGATGGAGAATTTGCTAATTAAATGGTTAATATTCATAATCACTTTCCTACTTTAGAGCTTAACCAAGAGATTAACAAATTTTTCATCGTCACTGTTTTCGGTCCTTCATACCAAGCAGAGACTTAAACTTGTATTTTAATGGTTGGCATGAATAATAGTTTCTTAATGATTTTGAAAGAGAGATTGGTGGTGGCATTGGAAAGGGGATTGAGGTTATGTTTGTTTGTATGGTCACTGGTGTAGTGGGGTCAAAGCTCCTTCCATTATTTATCTATTACAGTCCTATACTAGTTCAATTTGTAAGTGGGTTCTATACATATGAACAGTACTAAGTCATGTATTGGAAAGTAATGGGCAAAAATGTAATGGACAGGGTGTTTAACCTGGCGCAGTGAGGGTGCTCTTTTCTCCTCACTGCACTGCTCCCTCACTCCCCTTTCTACTCTACTGGTCTGCAACATGCACCCAGATAGACACCAGtgaatattatttgaaaattttaaacttcttttGCCCTTTTACATCGAATTTATGCTAAATAAGTTTCTGCAACATAGTGTTTTTGTCgcctcattatttattattttatttttgtaactttttcagtTGTTGGAAAGCTTTCAGCAGTCTTTCCCTGCATTGTCTTTTCCTCCTTTACCTGAAAGGGGAGATTTTGATCTAAGAGACGTGTTAGACTCACCCTATTTCTTCAACTAATCTCATATCTTGGCCTTTGATTTCATCTGAGCCTAGACCCTAAGAGCAACCCCATGCTTTGTGCTACCTCTGGTTCTCTGTGAATGTACAACCAGTCGAACAAGGTGAATTATCACGAGAAAATGATCCCGTAAGGAGTTGCTGCTTTACCCTTTGTATGGCATTGTGAAAGATGTTCATGGTATGTAATGTAAGGCCTCAATACCGGAGGAATTGGTTACAGTTTGTACAGTTAGCATGTAAATCAGAGCTAGTAGAGACAGATCTTAAATGGGGGCACTTGCCTGCCCTCACTGAAATCCTATTTTTTGTTATTAGGTAATAATACCATGTAATTATTACAAGTTCAAGATGATGTATACGAGAGGAAAGCATTCAGTTAAAAGAATTTGAAGAAAAACTTTAAGCAAAACCTTTTTAGAAGCTATCTCGAGGATGATTATTTCTCATTTAGTTGCAAATGATTTTTGTACGTGGTATTCTCAGGCTTTGTGCTTAAAGTAGTATATTTAAGATTTGACCACCCCTGCACCTATATTAGAATAAATGAGgaatgattttgattttgaatgatTGAATTTAGAAAATGGGAGAGTGATTTGATTGTGAAAGATTGAatttagaaaatgaaagattgaaCGTGCAAGTATTTTTGGTTAGCTATTATCATTGGGGAAAAAAATTTGACAGCTTTAGCTCAGAATTCCGTATGCTATATTATTGATATTTTTCTCTATCATTCAACTTAACCGccatattttaaatttcattcgttTCTCTAGAAAATCAAGAAACGAAAAACAAAACTTTCCGGTTGATATCTCAAGCATAAAGAAACACGAAGATTTCATTTGCAATTTTACAagattttaatgtctacaacatgattCGAATCAAGCATGAAAAAGTACAATAATGGAAACGATACAATGGGGCAATATATGAAACTTCATTCACTTGCACAACAATCCAACTTCTTACATTGGAAGCAAAGGTTCGTCTTCATCTTCAACTTCATCAT is part of the Gossypium hirsutum isolate 1008001.06 chromosome D11, Gossypium_hirsutum_v2.1, whole genome shotgun sequence genome and encodes:
- the LOC107916645 gene encoding DNA-directed RNA polymerase 2B, chloroplastic/mitochondrial isoform X1; translated protein: MSIPETSLIYSNLLYKFHYSSPFHNNKPTTLYQNPPRISRIMWRNIAKHAISRTRCSQWFPRTYSFLGVTQDSVFPEKLKFGSFCSSSGFLDMGGRKIGEVLGNEDCMGKPNFGLLRNEIGCRLRGLCPNGYASVAEVASSTDVEDDVSAVEEIKELLNEMKKEHRRENINRRKILQIQETGMGGNKYRMLKSRQVKIETEAWEQAANEYRELLKDMCEQKLAPNLPYMKSLFLGWFEPFRDAIIKEQELYRSGKLRAGYAAYLDQLPADMAAVITMHKLMGLLMTGGEHGCARVVQAACLIGDAIEQEVRIRNFLENTRKKKVDKEDEDEGSESNAAIKEQERLRKKVTNLIKKQKLPAVRQIVKGQDNTKPWGQDAKAKVGCHLIELLMRTAYIQPPADQLADTPPDIRPAFLHSFKTVVKENKKTGRRYGVIECDPLVRKGLERTARHMVIPYMPMLVPPVKWTGYDRGAYLFLPSYIMRTHGAKQQREAVKRTPTNQLEQVFEALDTLGYTKWRINKRVLNVVDRIWTSGGRLADMVDRNDVPFPEKPDTEDEALLRKWKWKVRSVKKENRERHSQRCDIELKLAVARRMKDEEGFYYPHNLDFRGRAYPMHPYLNHLGSDLCRGVLEFAEGRPLGRSGLNWLKIHLANLFAGGVDKLSLEGRLAFTENHLDDIFDSADRPLEGKRWWLKAEDPFQCLAVCINLTEALRSSSPETFVSHIPVHQDGSCNGLQHYAALGRDKLGAAAVNLVAGEKPADVYSGIAGRVLDIMRIDAQKDPSVFPDALLAKILVNQVDRKLVKQTVMTSVYGVTYIGARDQIKRRLKERGVITDERELFVASCYAAKTTLTALGEMFQAARAIMSWLGECAKIIASENQPVSWTTPLGLPVVQPYRALGRHLIKTSLQVLTLQRETEKIMVKRQRTAFPPNFVHSLDGSHMMMTAIACKKAGLTFAGVHDSYWTHASDVDKMNKILREKFVELYEKPILENLLESFQQSFPALSFPPLPERGDFDLRDVLDSPYFFN
- the LOC107916645 gene encoding DNA-directed RNA polymerase 2B, chloroplastic/mitochondrial isoform X2 yields the protein MPLSRRIRNFLENTRKKKVDKEDEDEGSESNAAIKEQERLRKKVTNLIKKQKLPAVRQIVKGQDNTKPWGQDAKAKVGCHLIELLMRTAYIQPPADQLADTPPDIRPAFLHSFKTVVKENKKTGRRYGVIECDPLVRKGLERTARHMVIPYMPMLVPPVKWTGYDRGAYLFLPSYIMRTHGAKQQREAVKRTPTNQLEQVFEALDTLGYTKWRINKRVLNVVDRIWTSGGRLADMVDRNDVPFPEKPDTEDEALLRKWKWKVRSVKKENRERHSQRCDIELKLAVARRMKDEEGFYYPHNLDFRGRAYPMHPYLNHLGSDLCRGVLEFAEGRPLGRSGLNWLKIHLANLFAGGVDKLSLEGRLAFTENHLDDIFDSADRPLEGKRWWLKAEDPFQCLAVCINLTEALRSSSPETFVSHIPVHQDGSCNGLQHYAALGRDKLGAAAVNLVAGEKPADVYSGIAGRVLDIMRIDAQKDPSVFPDALLAKILVNQVDRKLVKQTVMTSVYGVTYIGARDQIKRRLKERGVITDERELFVASCYAAKTTLTALGEMFQAARAIMSWLGECAKIIASENQPVSWTTPLGLPVVQPYRALGRHLIKTSLQVLTLQRETEKIMVKRQRTAFPPNFVHSLDGSHMMMTAIACKKAGLTFAGVHDSYWTHASDVDKMNKILREKFVELYEKPILENLLESFQQSFPALSFPPLPERGDFDLRDVLDSPYFFN